A section of the Clostridium felsineum DSM 794 genome encodes:
- a CDS encoding pro-sigmaK processing inhibitor BofA family protein, whose amino-acid sequence MDYIGYFLVAIIVLFVVVKLLSWPIKMLVRLIINGVIGAVMLVILNVFGQYIGISIGINIFTALIAGIFGVPGVIFLIILKFIM is encoded by the coding sequence ATGGATTATATAGGATATTTTCTTGTGGCCATAATAGTATTGTTTGTTGTAGTTAAACTTTTATCATGGCCAATTAAAATGCTTGTAAGGTTAATAATAAATGGTGTAATAGGGGCAGTAATGCTCGTAATATTAAATGTCTTTGGACAATACATAGGTATAAGTATAGGTATAAATATATTTACTGCGCTTATAGCTGGAATTTTCGGAGTTCCAGGGGTTATATTCCTGATTATATTAAAGTTTATAATGTAG
- a CDS encoding YaaL family protein produces the protein MKRNVSDKNSSGLQIDVKSLILEIEEARRELQNCMDYFQNVTNEPNLIDYAIYKEAAARARYMYLLSEARKLNLKTNKYESDKKLSS, from the coding sequence ATGAAAAGGAATGTTTCAGATAAAAATAGCAGTGGCCTTCAGATTGATGTAAAAAGTCTCATTCTTGAAATAGAAGAAGCAAGAAGGGAATTGCAGAATTGTATGGATTATTTTCAAAACGTAACAAATGAACCTAATCTTATAGATTATGCTATATACAAAGAGGCTGCTGCGAGAGCGAGGTATATGTATCTTTTGTCAGAGGCTAGAAAATTAAATTTAAAAACTAATAAATACGAGTCTGATAAGAAATTGAGCTCTTAG
- the recR gene encoding recombination mediator RecR, giving the protein MEFYPVAIEKLIEEFAKLPGIGYKTAQRLTMHVLNLPKEEVEGFADALKKARGTIKYCSVCGNYTDTDPCAICSNPNRDKSLVCVVEEPKDIISMEKVREFNGVYHVLHGVISPMLGKGPDSIKLRELVSRMNGTVKEVIVATNPNVDGEATAMYISKILKPLGVKVTRIAHGIPVGGDLEYADEVTLAKALEGRREI; this is encoded by the coding sequence ATGGAATTTTATCCTGTGGCAATTGAGAAATTAATAGAAGAGTTTGCAAAACTTCCTGGGATTGGATATAAAACGGCGCAAAGACTTACAATGCATGTTTTAAATCTTCCTAAAGAAGAAGTTGAAGGTTTTGCAGATGCACTAAAAAAAGCAAGAGGAACTATAAAATATTGTTCTGTTTGTGGTAATTATACAGATACTGATCCATGTGCAATTTGCTCCAATCCTAACAGAGATAAAAGTCTCGTTTGTGTTGTTGAAGAGCCAAAGGATATAATATCAATGGAAAAGGTAAGAGAGTTTAACGGTGTTTACCATGTTCTTCATGGTGTGATATCACCAATGCTTGGAAAAGGTCCGGATTCTATAAAACTTAGAGAACTTGTTAGTAGAATGAATGGAACAGTTAAAGAAGTTATTGTTGCTACTAATCCCAATGTGGATGGAGAAGCTACAGCTATGTATATATCAAAAATTTTAAAACCTCTTGGGGTTAAGGTAACAAGAATAGCTCATGGTATTCCAGTTGGAGGAGACCTTGAATATGCAGATGAGGTAACACTTGCAAAAGCTCTTGAAGGAAGAAGAGAAATATAG